One segment of Macaca fascicularis isolate 582-1 chromosome 4, T2T-MFA8v1.1 DNA contains the following:
- the CLPS gene encoding colipase isoform X1: MEKILILLLVALSVAYAAPGPRGIIINLENGELCMNSAQCKSQCCQHTGALDLARCIPLASENSECSVKTLYGIYYKCPCERGLTCEGDKTIVGAITNTNFGVCHDIGTLDAPSSETAHPLPYLAQNAADH; the protein is encoded by the exons ATGGAGAAGATCCTGATCCTCCTGCTTGTCGCCCTCTCTGTGGCCTATGCAGCTCCTGGCCCACGGGGGATCATTATCAACCTG GAGAACGGTGAGCTCTGCATGAATAGTGCCCAGTGTAAGAGCCAATGCTGCCAACACACGGGTGCGTTGGACCTGGCCCGCTGCATACCCTTGGCCAGCGAGAACAGCGAGTGTTCTGTCAAG ACGCTCTACGGGATTTACTACAAGTGTCCCTGTGAGCGTGGCCTGACCTGTGAGGGAGACAAGACCATTGTGGGCGCCATCACCAACACCAACTTCGGCGTCTGCCACGACATTGGGACACTGGACGCTCCAAGCAGTGAGACCGCCCACCCACTCCCATACCTAGCCCAAAATGCTGCAGACCACTAG
- the CLPS gene encoding colipase isoform X2 produces the protein MKRAMTSTEKQMENGELCMNSAQCKSQCCQHTGALDLARCIPLASENSECSVKTLYGIYYKCPCERGLTCEGDKTIVGAITNTNFGVCHDIGTLDAPSSETAHPLPYLAQNAADH, from the exons GAGAACGGTGAGCTCTGCATGAATAGTGCCCAGTGTAAGAGCCAATGCTGCCAACACACGGGTGCGTTGGACCTGGCCCGCTGCATACCCTTGGCCAGCGAGAACAGCGAGTGTTCTGTCAAG ACGCTCTACGGGATTTACTACAAGTGTCCCTGTGAGCGTGGCCTGACCTGTGAGGGAGACAAGACCATTGTGGGCGCCATCACCAACACCAACTTCGGCGTCTGCCACGACATTGGGACACTGGACGCTCCAAGCAGTGAGACCGCCCACCCACTCCCATACCTAGCCCAAAATGCTGCAGACCACTAG